The nucleotide window GATTTATTTGATTTTAAAAAGCGGTATTTAGAAGCTATTCAAAATAACTTTACCCCAGATACGATAAATGCTTGGGAGGAGGCTAAAAATGCGCTTGAGGCTGCAAAAAAGGCGCAGCTTGATTATACAAAAGCCCTAATTGAGTTTAAAAGCCAAGTTGCAAGCCTGGCTAGCAATTTTTATTCAAACAGTGGGCTAAATACAGGCACATTTAACCTAATGAGTAGCGCAAGCAAGGTAAATGAGCTTTCAAAGCTTGTAAATTTTAGCTTAAGCGGTGGCGAGAGACGATTTTTAAATGAAAATGGTGGGATTAGTAGCATTAATGCTTGGAATAAATTTATCTCACGCTTTAATTATGATGAGCTTCAAGACTGGTTAGGTGAAGGAGAGAGCGAGCTTAAAAAAGAGCTAATGGGCGCAATTAATGAGTATAATGCAAGTATTAAAAACGGTGCGCTTAGTACTCCAGCCCTTGATAGTCTAAAGCAGGTAAGCCAGCAAATAGCAAACGCAAAGCTAGCCCAAAGCGCACAGAAATTTAAAGATAATCTAAGCGCATCACTTGATATACTAAACAGACAATACAGCGTGCTAAATAGGCTAAAAGATATGGCTCGTACATTAAGAGGGCAAGCAGATAATGCGGTGCTTGCACTTGGCTATAATGAGGCTTTAATCGCAGCTAAAGCGGCTTATAAAAACGCAGAAACAGATAGTAGGGCATATGCTGATTTGCAAGCTGCAGCTAGCGCAAGAGAAGCCCAGCTAAAGATAAGCTCAGCCACATATGAGGAGTACAAGCTAGGTGTATTTAAAATAGCTAACGAGATTGAGGATATTGGCGGTGGGGCTGATATTATGGCTATTAAGCTAAGCATTAATCGTCTTGAAATGCAGCTTGCTAATGCAAATAAAGACGCAAACCAAAACATGGATAGCCTAATAGCCCTGCAAAAAAGCCTAATAGCCCAGGCAAATACTGAAGCAGATGAGATTAAAAGGCTTCTTGGAGAGAAAAACCCATTAGTTGGCTATTTAAAGGCTATGATAAGTGCGCTTGAAAATCAAACTTCCGCAATTTTAAAAGGCAGTAAAACCGAGATAACGCTACCTAACATTACAATCCCTGACCTACCAGCTTATGTATCAAAGCCAGCTACAACTACAACCGCAAACGGTGCTGTATTAAAAGATGAAACAGATAGGACTATAAATAAAATCTACCTTGAGCTTTTTGGTAGAAGCGTAGAACAAGATGGGCTTAATCACTGGAGGCGAGATATGCTAGCTGGTGGCTGGGACGCAAAGACTGCAGCTGGGCATATTAAATACGCAGGCGATTTAAATTTACAAAAAGCTGGTATGAGCCTTGATGAGTGGAATAAGACGTACGGCTTTAAGCCATTTGCAGACGGTGGTATCGTAACTCGACCAACTAGGGCTTTAATAGGCGAGGCTGGATATGCTGAGGCTGTAATACCTCTAAAAAATGGAGCTGGATTAAAGATTGATGCAGGTGGAGCGTTTAGCGCGATGCTAGCTGAGCTTAGGGCGCTTAATTTAAAAACCCAAAAGCTTGATAGAAGCTTTGAGGATAGCGCAAAATACCTACAAACCCTAAATGCCATGATTAAAAACGTTACAAATCTTGATGGCAGTGCGCTATTAATGGAAAGGGCAGCGATATGAAGCTAATTAGAAATTTAATAAACCCAACAATAAAACCCTTCGCTAAGATTTTTGGGAAGTATCAAATAAATTACGCTACAGCTTTTGCTCGTGGTGCAGATGCGGATAACGCAACGCCATATTCTAGCGGAATGCAAGTAAGAAAAGATGATAGGATAGTATATAAGGGCAGGCTTTATCAAGCCACAAGAGACATAAGCTCGCTCACAACCGAGCCAAACTCTGAAGCAAATGCCACTGCGTTAATTGATATGGGAGCAAGCAACGCTAATAAATTTCAAGATGAGCTAATCAACTCTCAAACTATTAGCTCAAAAAGCACTAATGCGCTTATAATCGATGTTGATACTGATAAAAATTTTATAGATAGAGTAAACCTGCTAAACATAATTGGCGAAAGCGTAAGCATTTTCCAAAACGAAATAAAAATAAAAGAGATACCGCTAAGAGCTAGGAGAGCCAAAAGTTGGCTTGATTTTTTTACAATAAATACCTTTTTAAGCTATAAAAAAGACATCAGTATAAGCTTGCCACCTATTAAAGGTAGGTTTTTAATATCTATATATCCAAACTCAAACGGCGCAGCACTGGGACATTTAAGCATAGGAAAGGGTATTGATATAGGGCATTGCCTTTATGAGCCACGAATTAGCGTGCTTGATTACTCACGCAAGAAAAAGGATGACTGGGGCAATATCACACTAGCCAAAGGCAAAACCGCCACACTGCTTGATATAAAGGCTGTAGTTTACACTGAGCTAGTCGATGAAGTAAAAGAGACACTAAGAGATGCTTGCGGGGAGCTTGTAACGCTTGTAGCAGATGAAAGAGATGAGGGCATAAAAAGCCTAAGCTTGCACGGCTTTATAAAGGAGTTTAATATCACTGTATCAAACTCTCAAACAAGCGAATTAAACTTAAGTTTTGAAGGAGTAATTTAATGTCAATTACAAGACTACCAACCCCACCAAGTCTAAGTGATTTACCTCACTTTGAGGAGAGGGCAAACGCATTTATAGCAGCTTTGCCTACCTTTGCAACTGAAGCAAACTCATTAGCAAGTCAAGTAGAACGCGCTAAGATAGAAGCAAAAAATAGCGAAACCACAGTAAGCACAAAAGCAAATCAGATACTTGGATTAAGCAATACCTTAAACGAACGCTTAAGAGAGATAAAGGAGATAATTAGCACCTTAGAGCAAGACGGCAGGCTTGATAGATTAAGCACCTTAAAAACAGAGCTTGAGACTTTATTAAGCAGGGGAGGAGAGGCATTAAACAAAGCCCCTATTTTAGAAACTTCTAAGGTTCTTGAAGCGATAAATTTAGCAAATGTGCTAGTAGATACAAACTCACCTACTATAGACCTATCCCTTGGTAGAAACTTTAAAGTTACTCTAAGCTCAATCTCACAGCTTAGCTTTAGCAGTGTAAGACCTGGCGCAAACGGCATATTAATAATAAATGCTGGCAATAAAATTAGCGGGTATGCTAGCAATATCAAACTCGCGCCAAATAATCAAACATTCTCATATCTTGTGGGCGAAACATTGCTTTTATATTACGTTATAAGTCAAGATGAAATCATTTTAAAGGTGGGCTGATGTCTTTTCACGTTTTTTGCTTAGAAGATAAAAACAAACGCCACGGTATCCGAAGCTTTTTAAATGATATAAAATTATACTGGCAAAATCAAGAAGCTGACGCTGAGGATATTAAGTGGTTTTTTCTAGCAGATGAATATAGCTGGGGGAGTATGGATTTTAATGCTTTTAGGGAAAAGGTAAGCGTAAATAATGCAAAAGCCATTATAACAAGGCGGTGGATATTTGACGCAGGACGCACAGGTATCTGGAGAGGCTTTAACACAACAACTGGTGCTTTTAATACTATAAAAAATCTATCAAAATTACTAAGACAAAACACGACAAACCCAAACACGCTAGTCTTTAACAATAATATTTTTATAAACCTAGATAAAGCAGAAGGCGGAAGCGATGTACCAAATGGATTTAATAGCAAAGATGCAAGATATTGGCGGATTTGCTTGGTTGCTGATAACGGCAATGTGATTTTTAGCGTAGATATTGATAATGCCGTGCAAGATTGGGAAGTTAGGCTGGATTTTACAAACTACATAAACGAAAATGCTGAGGAAGGAGTGAAATATGCAGATGTTTTTTATGCTAGGGGGTTACCTTTTAAAAAGATAAGAGATTTTAAGTATATTGGGATAGTTTGGTTTAAATATTACTTTGAATTTAGAGAACTAAGCAGGGCTAATATTGTGATTTTTCCGCTTGATAAATTAATAATGGAGTAAAAAATGTTTTATAACACGCATACAGATACTATAGTCTATGATGAACTTATACAAACACAAGATGGCTTAAAATATGTCAAATTTCTAAGCCACGATGAGCTTTTAAGGCTTGGTTTTAAAAAGGTCATCAAAGAAAAAAGACCTGAAAACATAGGCAAATACGAACAAATAAAGGAGATAAGAACGCAAACAGATGAATATTATAATATATCCTATAGGGTTATTCCAATAGATATAAAAGAAGCAAAAAAGCTAAAGCGTGAGGAGCTAAAGCTAGAACGCGACGCGGCAATCTCAGAGCCACTAAATAACGTCCAAGTTGCAAGTGGAGATGATTTACGCAATATTGAGGGTGCCATACTAGCCTTTAATAGGCTTGCAAGCGAGGGGAAATTAGCGTGGATAATGGCTGATAATTCAGTATCAAAGCTAAATAAAGAGGAGCTAGAGGCTATAAGAGATGGCTACATAGACAGAAAGCAAAAGATGTTTAACGCCTTTGCACTTGCTTGTGCTAAGCTTGAGATGGCAAGCTTGCCGAGTGAGATAAGTGAGATAAAGCTAGATAAAGGAGAGTTAGATGTTTAAAACCGACCTAGATATTAGACGAATAATAGGGGT belongs to Campylobacter sp. 19-13652 and includes:
- a CDS encoding DUF4376 domain-containing protein — its product is MFYNTHTDTIVYDELIQTQDGLKYVKFLSHDELLRLGFKKVIKEKRPENIGKYEQIKEIRTQTDEYYNISYRVIPIDIKEAKKLKREELKLERDAAISEPLNNVQVASGDDLRNIEGAILAFNRLASEGKLAWIMADNSVSKLNKEELEAIRDGYIDRKQKMFNAFALACAKLEMASLPSEISEIKLDKGELDV